TTGGCCAAAACCAAGAGTTAGCCATGCCAATAGAAGACAAATATCCAATCTGATTTGAAGCATCACCGACTGCCTGAATGCCTTGTTCTAACTCTATGCTATCAAAAGACGGTAACTGTGTTTGAATTTCAGACACTGATGATGTAGATGATACGACGTCTGAAGTAGTAGTCGATGATTCAGCAGTAATACTTGAGTTATGACGAATGTTCCCGAAAGAAAGACCCACAGGTCTCCACATAGAATGAATATTCGCCCTAGCATGCGTTGAAGCACGTAAAATAGAATATTTAAGCATTTCAACAGGCACTTTAGACCTCAAATCTCTTATGCTTTTATTGTTCAAGTGAAAGATACCTTGGTTGCAGTACAGTTGTATTTAGTACctctaacaaaaaaattttcatttgcGGTACTGAAAAGTTAGCTGAATGGTCAACATATCACAAGAAGAAAGTGGCATTTAGAGTTCTGATTGCTGAGATCATTAGTGTTTATGCTTCAAGATTCTCCTCATTATATTACATACTTTGCTGGACTGGGAACTAGTCGTTCGAAATAATTGGTTCCGCAAACAGCTTTGATTGTTCAATCAAGTGGGAATGAACCGTCTCTCAGTTCAGAAATCTCTGATGCAAAAGTGTCTCAATAGGCAATTTGATCAGCTGTTTGAGCAATTCCGTGATACTCATCAGAGTTCGTGTAGTACAGAATTGTTACAAGTTTGTTTGTCAGTAGCTGCGCAGGAGGGTCATATAAAAACCGTTAAGTATCTTTGGAATAAATTTGTGTTGAAGAGCAGAATCTTGGTCGTCAGACCACAAGTGCTAGCTGATATAGGGAATCTGGTATTTCATAATGGGGAACATAGGATATTACAAGGTATATCGAGTCATTACGATAGATTTTACAGATATGAGAAGGGCGATGAATGGGATAGATACAAATATCACCTGCGAAGATTGGTAGTGGAAGGTTATGCGAGATACAATAATGACAGAACAccatttgaaaagaagtgGAAAAGTTTTAAGAAAAATGTTGATCATGAACTAAGTAACTATCCTATATGTGTATGGGACTTCCCATATTTGACCCAGTCTATGAAAGATATGAATGAA
This Eremothecium cymbalariae DBVPG#7215 chromosome 5, complete sequence DNA region includes the following protein-coding sequences:
- the PET122 gene encoding Pet122p (similar to Ashbya gossypii AGR142C), with the protein product MNRLSVQKSLMQKCLNRQFDQLFEQFRDTHQSSCSTELLQVCLSVAAQEGHIKTVKYLWNKFVLKSRILVVRPQVLADIGNLVFHNGEHRILQGISSHYDRFYRYEKGDEWDRYKYHLRRLVVEGYARYNNDRTPFEKKWKSFKKNVDHELSNYPICVWDFPYLTQSMKDMNEYKLTKMLFHTGVQDIFNDCSTTLLLNMILLQPDIHITKKLALFKKFVDLTSCDKTKCFEDTIVILVRLLNYTQCKEDLIPYMLESGIPITKNAMRIYDSKVCTDIISKANIVG